One region of Paraburkholderia phymatum STM815 genomic DNA includes:
- a CDS encoding aldehyde dehydrogenase family protein, with protein sequence MRNQLFIDGRFTDAAEGGTIDVLNPHDGSLITKIAAATAPDVDLAVAAATRAIPKWTGMAAAERGRLLLRLADAIEANAEELAQLESLDTGHPIRDSRALDVPRTAACFRYFGGMADKLQGSVIPVETGFLNYVQRAPIGVVGQIVPWNFPLMFTSWKMGPALAAGNTVVLKPSEITPLSTLRIVELMAEVGFPAGVVNIVSGYGHTAGQRLAEHPGVGKIAFTGSTATGRRIVEASQSNLKRVQLELGGKGANIVFDDADLDAAINGAAWAIFHNQGQACIAGSRLILHERIADQFLERFVALAASIRIGNPLDPDTEMGPLTSLQHLERVKAYVDVAREQGGRVLTGGGAPQDASLANGYYVRPTVVEAKTPHDRIAQEEVFGPFVTVLRFGSDEEALKIANGTDYGLGSGLWTRNLSRAHRTAARMHAGMCWINCYKRVNPGSPFGGVGQSGYGREMGYEAMHDYTEARSIWVNVDGNVPPHFKR encoded by the coding sequence ATGCGAAACCAACTCTTTATCGACGGCCGCTTCACCGATGCAGCCGAAGGCGGCACGATTGACGTGCTCAATCCGCACGACGGCTCGCTGATCACGAAGATCGCCGCGGCCACGGCCCCGGATGTCGATCTCGCCGTCGCCGCCGCGACGCGCGCTATCCCGAAGTGGACGGGGATGGCCGCCGCCGAACGCGGGCGTCTGCTGCTGCGTCTCGCCGATGCAATCGAAGCGAATGCGGAAGAACTCGCGCAACTCGAATCGCTCGACACAGGTCATCCGATTCGCGATTCGCGCGCGCTGGACGTGCCGCGTACGGCTGCGTGCTTCCGCTATTTCGGCGGCATGGCCGACAAGCTGCAAGGCTCCGTGATTCCCGTCGAAACAGGTTTTCTCAACTATGTACAGCGTGCGCCCATCGGCGTGGTCGGGCAGATCGTGCCGTGGAATTTTCCACTGATGTTCACTAGCTGGAAGATGGGCCCAGCGCTCGCGGCGGGCAATACAGTCGTGCTGAAGCCTTCCGAGATCACGCCGCTTTCCACGTTGCGCATCGTCGAGCTGATGGCCGAAGTGGGCTTCCCCGCAGGCGTCGTCAACATCGTGTCGGGCTACGGCCATACGGCGGGCCAGCGGCTAGCAGAACATCCCGGCGTCGGCAAGATCGCGTTCACGGGTTCGACGGCCACGGGACGGCGCATCGTCGAAGCATCGCAGAGCAATCTGAAGCGCGTGCAACTCGAACTGGGCGGCAAAGGTGCGAACATCGTATTCGACGACGCCGACCTCGACGCCGCGATCAACGGCGCGGCGTGGGCGATCTTCCACAATCAGGGGCAGGCGTGCATTGCGGGCTCGCGTCTGATCCTGCACGAGCGCATTGCCGATCAGTTCCTGGAACGTTTCGTCGCGCTCGCTGCGTCGATCCGCATCGGCAATCCGCTCGATCCCGACACCGAAATGGGACCGCTCACCTCGCTGCAACATCTGGAGCGCGTCAAAGCGTATGTCGACGTGGCGCGCGAGCAGGGCGGGCGCGTGCTGACGGGCGGCGGCGCGCCGCAGGATGCATCGCTCGCGAACGGCTACTATGTGCGGCCCACGGTGGTCGAAGCGAAGACGCCGCACGACCGCATCGCGCAGGAAGAGGTGTTCGGGCCGTTCGTGACGGTGCTGCGCTTCGGCAGCGATGAAGAGGCGCTCAAGATCGCGAACGGCACCGACTACGGACTCGGCAGCGGCCTTTGGACACGCAATCTGTCGCGCGCGCATCGCACGGCGGCGCGGATGCACGCGGGCATGTGCTGGATCAACTGCTACAAGCGCGTGAATCCGGGCAGTCCGTTCGGCGGGGTCGGGCAATCCGGCTATGGACGAGAGATGGGCTACGAGGCGATGCACGATTACACGGAAGCGCGCTCGATCTGGGTCAACGTCGACGGCAACGTGCCGCCGCATTTCAAGCGCTAA
- a CDS encoding maleylacetate reductase, with translation MKDFVYQGAPSRVVFGWGALAQLPAEVERLGARRALILSTPEQRALADEVARVLGERAAGVHAQAVMHVPVDVARAAREAAAAIDADCCVAVGGGSTIGLGKAIALESPLPIIAVPTTYAGSEMTPIYGLTQGRVKHTGRDTRVLPRTAIYDPSLTLTLPPAISAASGVNAIAHAVEALYAEDANPIVSLMAEESIRALGEALPRIVRKPDDADTRSRALYGAWLAGSCLGAVGMALHHKLCHTLGGTFNLPHAQTHAAMLPHTAHYNHEAASDALTRVAKALGGQHASEAGPLLDDLNRTLGIPMSLAQIGMPEGGLDEAAELACRNPYANPRPVERDAIRALLQRAWLGTAPA, from the coding sequence ATGAAAGACTTTGTCTACCAGGGCGCGCCATCGCGTGTGGTGTTCGGGTGGGGCGCGCTCGCGCAGTTGCCCGCCGAAGTCGAGCGGCTCGGCGCGCGGCGCGCGCTGATTCTCTCGACGCCCGAGCAGCGCGCTTTGGCCGACGAAGTTGCACGCGTGCTCGGCGAGCGCGCGGCGGGCGTGCATGCGCAAGCGGTGATGCACGTGCCCGTGGACGTAGCGCGCGCCGCGCGCGAAGCGGCCGCGGCGATCGATGCTGACTGCTGCGTCGCCGTCGGCGGCGGTTCGACCATCGGCCTCGGCAAGGCAATCGCGCTGGAGTCGCCGCTGCCCATCATCGCCGTGCCGACCACGTATGCAGGCTCGGAGATGACGCCGATCTACGGTCTCACGCAAGGGCGCGTCAAGCACACGGGCCGCGATACGCGCGTGCTCCCGCGCACGGCGATCTATGACCCGTCGCTGACGCTGACGTTGCCGCCGGCGATCTCGGCGGCCTCGGGCGTCAACGCGATTGCGCACGCCGTGGAAGCGCTCTATGCGGAAGACGCGAACCCCATCGTCAGCCTGATGGCGGAAGAGTCGATCCGCGCGCTGGGCGAAGCGTTGCCCCGCATCGTGCGCAAGCCGGACGACGCCGACACGCGCAGCCGCGCGCTGTACGGCGCGTGGCTCGCAGGCAGCTGTCTGGGCGCGGTCGGCATGGCGCTGCATCACAAGCTGTGTCATACGCTGGGCGGCACGTTCAACTTGCCGCATGCGCAGACGCACGCCGCGATGCTGCCGCATACGGCACACTACAACCACGAGGCCGCGTCCGACGCATTGACGCGCGTGGCGAAGGCGCTTGGCGGCCAGCATGCGAGCGAGGCCGGCCCGCTGCTTGACGACTTGAACCGCACGCTCGGCATTCCGATGTCGCTCGCGCAGATCGGCATGCCCGAAGGGGGCCTCGACGAAGCCGCTGAGCTGGCATGCCGCAATCCCTATGCGAACCCGCGTCCCGTCGAGCGCGACGCGATCCGCGCGCTGCTGCAGCGTGCATGGCTGGGCACCGCGCCCGCCTGA
- a CDS encoding MFS transporter, with protein sequence MKPNQWDVSYEWKAVTLLALGFGLVGLDRWLIAPLFPAIMKDLHLNAQDVGNCIGILGLSWGVFAALMGGISDKIGRRKVLIPAIIAFSLLSGLSGVAGGLAALLGIRALMGVAEGSFCPTSFAATADASHPKRRGFNLGLQQSGFALFGLALSPIIATQLLGVMSWRWVFALVSIPGLILGLLMYRVIREPRREPVARTARINASAHKTHGSWRDVLRSRNIPVAMVALFCAMTGVFVLGAMLPLYLTDYLSLDTQRMGVVVSAIGFGGFVGQFGLPGLSDLVGRRFASIVGFVGTAVMLYVFRGLGAQPVALFAVLFVASFFTLGLVSLLSGPVATEAAPVGMVSTAIGIVVGAGEIFGGGIAPALAGFVATHFGIQNILWLPICAVILGVGVSLLLEETAPAKARRRGPPSVDESAHFPAVEQPE encoded by the coding sequence ATGAAACCGAATCAATGGGACGTGTCCTACGAATGGAAAGCCGTGACGCTGCTCGCGCTGGGCTTCGGCCTCGTAGGCCTTGACCGGTGGCTCATTGCGCCGCTTTTTCCGGCGATCATGAAAGACCTGCATCTGAATGCACAGGACGTCGGCAACTGCATCGGCATACTCGGGCTGTCGTGGGGCGTGTTCGCCGCGCTGATGGGCGGCATTTCCGACAAGATCGGCCGACGCAAGGTGCTGATCCCCGCGATCATCGCGTTCTCACTGCTGTCCGGCTTGTCCGGCGTCGCGGGCGGGTTGGCGGCACTGCTCGGAATTCGTGCGCTGATGGGCGTGGCGGAAGGATCGTTCTGTCCAACGAGCTTCGCCGCGACGGCCGACGCCTCGCATCCAAAGCGGCGTGGATTCAATCTCGGCTTGCAGCAAAGCGGCTTCGCGCTGTTCGGACTGGCGCTGTCGCCCATCATCGCGACTCAGCTGCTCGGCGTGATGAGCTGGCGCTGGGTGTTTGCGCTCGTGTCGATCCCTGGGCTGATACTCGGTCTGCTGATGTATCGCGTGATTCGCGAGCCCAGGCGGGAGCCGGTCGCAAGGACCGCCCGAATCAATGCGTCCGCGCACAAAACGCATGGCAGCTGGCGTGACGTGCTGAGGAGCCGCAACATCCCCGTCGCAATGGTCGCGCTGTTCTGCGCGATGACGGGCGTGTTCGTCCTCGGCGCGATGCTGCCGCTCTATCTGACCGACTATCTCTCGCTCGACACTCAGCGCATGGGCGTCGTGGTGTCGGCAATCGGCTTTGGCGGCTTTGTCGGGCAGTTCGGATTGCCGGGGCTATCCGATCTCGTCGGGCGGCGCTTCGCGAGCATCGTCGGCTTTGTCGGCACGGCAGTGATGCTGTACGTGTTTCGCGGCCTCGGTGCGCAGCCGGTTGCGCTGTTCGCGGTGCTGTTCGTCGCGTCGTTCTTCACGCTGGGGCTCGTGTCGCTGCTGTCCGGCCCGGTTGCGACCGAAGCGGCGCCCGTCGGCATGGTGTCGACGGCAATCGGCATTGTGGTCGGCGCGGGCGAGATTTTCGGCGGCGGTATCGCGCCTGCGCTCGCGGGCTTCGTCGCGACGCACTTTGGCATTCAGAACATCCTGTGGCTGCCGATTTGCGCGGTGATCCTCGGCGTCGGCGTGAGCCTGTTGCTCGAAGAGACGGCGCCTGCCAAAGCGCGCCGCCGTGGCCCACCGTCCGTCGACGAGTCCGCGCATTTCCCTGCCGTCGAACAGCCCGAATAA
- a CDS encoding cupin domain-containing protein, whose protein sequence is MTDTSYHTFFGSLDAYRKGEIEITSGAARHYVFSNIFEVASQSAPYDKVVVGKNIEYVIEVLRTEGQSRWFASSHDEFAILMDGKARIDFIELETPPQNVRGSVHASNEGEQPAGRAMGHVVLRRGHQALLPAGCAYRFSAQRSGVALVQTMLGELSVEKWADICLH, encoded by the coding sequence ATGACCGACACGTCATATCACACCTTCTTCGGTTCGCTAGACGCCTACCGCAAAGGCGAAATCGAAATCACGAGCGGCGCCGCGCGCCACTACGTGTTCTCGAACATCTTCGAAGTCGCTTCGCAGTCCGCGCCGTACGACAAGGTCGTCGTCGGCAAGAACATCGAATACGTGATCGAAGTGCTGCGTACGGAAGGGCAGTCGCGCTGGTTCGCGAGTTCGCACGACGAGTTCGCGATTCTGATGGACGGCAAAGCGCGCATCGACTTCATCGAGCTCGAAACACCGCCGCAGAACGTTCGGGGTTCGGTCCATGCTTCGAACGAAGGCGAGCAGCCCGCAGGCCGCGCGATGGGACATGTCGTGCTGCGCCGCGGCCATCAGGCGCTGCTGCCCGCCGGCTGCGCATACCGCTTCAGCGCGCAGAGGTCCGGCGTGGCGCTCGTGCAGACGATGCTCGGCGAGCTGTCGGTGGAGAAGTGGGCGGACATCTGCCTGCACTGA
- a CDS encoding SulP family inorganic anion transporter translates to MANQQMPSAEAQIETAATGWRAVVPPAQWLAGYRWQWLSADAIAGATLAAYGIPVSLAYATLAGLPPQYGIYCYLVGGLFYALFGSSRQLAIGPTSAISMLVGVTVADMAGGDPVRFASIAALTAILVAVMCVLAWIFKLSSLVNFISETILLGFKAGAALTIALTQLPKLFGVKGGGEQFFERVAILVGQLPDTQLVVLAFGIAAIALLLLGEKLLPGRPVALFVVVLSIVLLTVTPLREMGFKIVGTLPTGLPEFHFPALRVRDVDGIIPLAFACLLLSYVESVSAARAIAQKNGYEIDPRQELLGLGAANLAAGLFQGYPVAGGLSQSSVNDKAGAKTPLSLVFASITIGLCLLFLTGLLTNLPNVVLAAIVLVAVKGLVDIRELRHVWHVSRYEFLVSMLAFAAVLQLGILKGVIVAVLASMLLLIRRAAHPHVAMLGRIPGTQRYSDVERHPDNEAVPGVLMFRVEASLLYFNTEHVRATVWEKIRSSASPVKLVICDLSSSPSVDIAGARMLAAMQADLSKRGMVLRIVMAHAGARDILRAEGLEERVGHLGRRVTVSDVVDAFLRGADTTSATLDET, encoded by the coding sequence ATGGCGAACCAACAGATGCCGTCCGCCGAAGCACAGATTGAAACTGCCGCCACGGGCTGGCGAGCAGTTGTTCCGCCGGCACAGTGGCTGGCCGGCTATCGATGGCAATGGCTTTCCGCCGATGCCATCGCCGGCGCGACGCTCGCTGCGTATGGCATACCCGTGTCGCTCGCCTACGCGACATTGGCAGGATTGCCGCCGCAATACGGTATCTATTGCTACCTGGTTGGCGGGCTGTTCTATGCGCTATTCGGATCGTCGCGTCAATTGGCTATCGGTCCCACGTCGGCGATTTCGATGCTCGTCGGTGTGACCGTCGCCGACATGGCAGGCGGCGACCCCGTGCGGTTCGCATCGATTGCAGCGCTGACCGCAATCCTCGTCGCCGTGATGTGCGTGCTGGCGTGGATTTTCAAACTGAGCTCGCTTGTCAATTTCATCAGCGAAACAATATTGCTCGGCTTCAAGGCGGGTGCGGCGCTGACGATCGCGTTGACGCAATTGCCGAAGCTGTTCGGTGTCAAGGGCGGCGGTGAGCAGTTCTTCGAGCGCGTCGCGATCCTGGTCGGGCAACTTCCCGATACACAACTCGTCGTACTCGCTTTCGGTATTGCAGCGATCGCGCTTCTGCTATTGGGGGAGAAATTGCTTCCCGGCCGCCCTGTCGCGTTGTTCGTCGTGGTGTTATCCATCGTGCTGCTGACGGTGACGCCGCTTCGCGAGATGGGGTTCAAGATCGTCGGCACGTTGCCGACCGGCTTGCCCGAATTTCACTTTCCAGCGCTGCGCGTGCGCGATGTCGACGGCATCATTCCCTTGGCATTTGCATGCCTGCTGCTGTCATACGTCGAAAGCGTGTCGGCGGCACGGGCGATCGCGCAAAAGAACGGCTATGAAATCGATCCGCGCCAGGAACTGCTCGGGTTGGGCGCGGCCAATCTGGCGGCGGGGCTCTTCCAGGGCTACCCGGTAGCGGGCGGCTTGTCGCAGTCGTCCGTCAACGACAAGGCGGGTGCAAAGACGCCGCTTTCGCTCGTATTTGCTTCGATCACAATCGGTCTGTGTCTGCTGTTCCTGACGGGATTGCTCACCAATCTGCCAAACGTGGTGCTGGCCGCGATCGTGCTCGTTGCCGTCAAGGGGCTGGTGGACATCCGCGAACTGCGTCATGTATGGCATGTGAGCCGCTATGAGTTCCTTGTTTCGATGCTCGCCTTTGCCGCGGTGTTGCAGCTTGGCATCCTGAAAGGCGTGATTGTCGCGGTTCTTGCATCGATGCTGCTGCTCATCAGGCGCGCCGCGCATCCGCACGTAGCGATGCTGGGGCGCATTCCCGGCACGCAACGCTATTCGGATGTCGAACGTCATCCCGACAACGAGGCGGTGCCCGGCGTGCTGATGTTTCGCGTGGAGGCGTCGCTGCTTTACTTCAACACCGAACATGTCCGGGCGACGGTATGGGAGAAGATCCGCTCGAGCGCCAGCCCCGTCAAGCTGGTGATCTGCGACCTGTCCAGCTCTCCATCAGTCGACATTGCGGGCGCGCGGATGTTGGCGGCCATGCAAGCGGATCTTTCCAAACGAGGCATGGTTCTGCGGATCGTGATGGCCCACGCGGGTGCGCGCGACATCCTTCGCGCGGAAGGACTCGAGGAGCGCGTCGGTCATCTTGGGCGTCGTGTCACCGTCAGCGATGTAGTCGATGCGTTCCTGCGAGGCGCCGACACAACCTCCGCCACGTTGGACGAGACCTGA
- a CDS encoding YciI family protein: MRRYFAVFATDKPHMREVRERVRPSHRAYLRSAASHGVFVRLGGPTLAPHCDAMNGTLLVIEADGIGDVMAFVGNDPYMQAGLFERVEVRPWDWSLGNPEHRV, encoded by the coding sequence ATGAGACGCTACTTTGCCGTGTTCGCGACCGACAAGCCACACATGCGCGAAGTGCGCGAACGCGTGCGGCCGAGTCATCGCGCGTATCTGCGTAGTGCGGCGTCGCATGGCGTGTTCGTGCGGCTGGGCGGGCCGACGCTCGCACCGCATTGCGATGCGATGAACGGCACGCTGCTCGTCATCGAGGCGGATGGCATCGGCGACGTCATGGCGTTTGTGGGCAACGATCCATACATGCAGGCAGGGTTGTTCGAGCGGGTGGAAGTGCGTCCGTGGGACTGGAGTCTGGGCAATCCGGAGCACCGCGTATGA
- a CDS encoding LysR family transcriptional regulator, whose amino-acid sequence MDRFLSIEAFVRVAETSSFAEAARQLGVTSSVVTNRIQQLEKFVDAPLFHRSTRHVRLSEVGEAFYRECAEVVGRVNELTDQMRELRATPTGRLRIQMLPGFALGHFGASLAEFNRRYPGIQLDVIVNDRVVDPIEEGFDVAFQIFPPISESLIERRLFPVRRLFCAAPSYLREYGTPQHPRDLLQHTTALYSGYPSRNRWTMTRGDEVVEMELPGMIRSNSVHLLRDYALTGGGVVCLPTLVASAALLDGSLVPILTDYALSPLNFAAVYPATQRQALKVKALVEFLADWLGPEPSWDTPLIERGWIC is encoded by the coding sequence ATGGATCGTTTTCTGAGCATCGAGGCCTTCGTGCGGGTGGCGGAAACCAGTAGCTTCGCGGAAGCCGCACGGCAGCTCGGCGTGACCAGTTCGGTCGTGACGAACCGCATCCAGCAACTGGAGAAATTCGTCGATGCGCCGCTCTTTCATCGCAGCACGCGCCACGTGCGGCTGTCGGAAGTCGGCGAAGCGTTCTATCGAGAATGCGCGGAAGTGGTCGGGCGCGTCAACGAACTGACTGACCAGATGCGCGAACTGCGCGCGACGCCCACGGGCAGGCTGCGCATCCAGATGTTGCCGGGCTTCGCGCTCGGGCACTTCGGCGCGTCGCTGGCCGAGTTCAACCGGCGCTATCCCGGCATTCAGCTCGACGTCATCGTGAATGACCGCGTCGTCGATCCCATCGAAGAAGGCTTCGATGTCGCGTTCCAGATCTTTCCGCCCATCTCCGAATCGCTGATCGAACGGCGTCTCTTTCCCGTGCGGCGGCTCTTCTGCGCCGCGCCTTCCTATCTGCGCGAATATGGCACGCCGCAGCATCCCCGCGATTTGCTGCAGCACACCACGGCGCTTTATTCGGGTTATCCCTCGCGCAACCGCTGGACGATGACGCGCGGCGATGAAGTGGTCGAGATGGAGTTGCCCGGCATGATCCGCTCGAACTCCGTGCATCTGTTGCGCGACTACGCGCTGACGGGCGGCGGCGTAGTGTGCCTGCCGACGCTCGTCGCGAGCGCCGCGCTCCTGGACGGCTCGCTGGTGCCGATCCTCACCGATTACGCGCTCTCGCCGTTGAACTTCGCGGCGGTGTATCCCGCGACACAGCGCCAGGCGCTCAAAGTGAAGGCGCTGGTCGAATTTCTCGCCGACTGGCTCGGGCCCGAGCCGTCGTGGGACACGCCGCTCATCGAGCGCGGCTGGATCTGCTGA
- a CDS encoding YaiI/YqxD family protein, protein MQVLVDADACPVVVKEILFRAARRVEVCVTLVANQYLRTPPSRFIKAIQVPSGFDAADERIVELVHDGDLVITADIPLAAAALDKGAHVLDPRGTWFSRENIQERLTMRDVMDQLRTSGVETGGPTPYSANDGKAFAGQLDRFLARRRAV, encoded by the coding sequence ATGCAAGTGCTGGTTGACGCGGACGCCTGCCCAGTCGTCGTCAAGGAGATACTGTTCCGCGCCGCACGGCGTGTGGAAGTGTGCGTTACGCTGGTCGCGAACCAGTATCTGCGGACACCGCCTTCGCGCTTCATCAAGGCAATACAGGTGCCGTCGGGCTTCGACGCTGCCGATGAACGCATCGTCGAACTGGTTCATGACGGCGACCTCGTGATCACGGCAGACATCCCTCTCGCCGCCGCAGCCCTCGACAAGGGCGCGCACGTGCTCGATCCGCGCGGGACCTGGTTTAGCCGCGAGAACATCCAGGAGCGTCTGACGATGCGCGACGTGATGGATCAGTTGCGCACTTCAGGCGTCGAAACGGGCGGTCCAACACCTTACTCTGCGAACGACGGCAAGGCGTTTGCGGGGCAACTGGACCGCTTTCTCGCGCGTCGTCGCGCTGTTTGA
- a CDS encoding intradiol ring-cleavage dioxygenase, which translates to MTTDEREAERALTEQVVASFANAEDARLRTLMQSLVRHMHAFVREVEPTEAEWMAAIRFLTATGKMCDDLVRQEFILLSDTLGVSMLVDAINHRLATGATDTTVFGPFYIEGMPERAYGENMAFTPGTPALVHGRVLTTLGEPVAGALLDVWQTADNGMYSGQDTAQPHGNLRGRYRTDAEGRFAITTIVPVSYPIPTDGPVGQMLRATGRHPWRPAHLHFMIKAPGYRTLVTHLFDKDDPYLQSDAVFGVKPSLLVAYGERSAGDELARRFGFSGDYREARYDFVVDESATP; encoded by the coding sequence ATGACGACGGACGAACGAGAGGCCGAACGAGCCTTGACCGAACAGGTGGTGGCGAGTTTTGCGAACGCGGAAGATGCACGGCTGCGCACCCTGATGCAAAGCCTCGTGCGGCACATGCATGCGTTCGTGCGTGAAGTCGAGCCGACGGAAGCCGAGTGGATGGCGGCGATCCGCTTCCTGACCGCGACGGGCAAGATGTGCGACGACCTGGTGCGGCAGGAGTTCATCCTGTTGTCGGATACGCTGGGCGTGTCGATGCTGGTCGATGCGATCAATCATCGGCTGGCCACCGGTGCGACCGATACGACGGTGTTCGGCCCGTTCTATATCGAAGGAATGCCGGAGCGTGCTTACGGCGAGAACATGGCCTTCACGCCGGGCACACCCGCGCTCGTGCATGGCCGTGTGCTGACGACGTTGGGCGAACCCGTCGCGGGGGCGTTGCTCGACGTATGGCAGACGGCCGACAACGGCATGTATTCCGGGCAGGACACGGCGCAGCCGCATGGCAATCTGCGCGGACGCTATCGCACGGACGCTGAAGGCCGGTTTGCGATCACGACAATCGTGCCCGTCAGCTATCCGATCCCGACGGACGGCCCGGTTGGACAGATGCTCCGAGCGACAGGCAGGCATCCGTGGCGTCCCGCGCATCTGCATTTCATGATCAAGGCGCCGGGCTATCGCACGCTCGTCACACATCTGTTCGACAAGGACGATCCGTATCTGCAATCGGATGCTGTGTTCGGCGTGAAGCCTTCGCTGCTGGTCGCGTACGGCGAGCGCTCCGCAGGCGACGAACTCGCGCGCCGCTTCGGCTTCAGCGGCGATTATCGCGAAGCGCGCTACGACTTCGTTGTCGATGAGAGCGCGACGCCATGA
- a CDS encoding Rieske (2Fe-2S) protein, which translates to MNGEPNRLCSLGEVPDGGARVVDRADRPVILVRRGDSVWGYVNRCPHFSVRLDYEEGQVSCYRAQVLMCAHHSALFRFEDGRCIEGPCAGAALDAVDVRVDATLSVVEVGV; encoded by the coding sequence ATGAACGGCGAGCCGAACCGGCTGTGCAGCCTCGGCGAAGTGCCCGACGGGGGCGCGCGCGTCGTGGACCGCGCGGACCGGCCCGTGATACTCGTGCGGCGCGGCGACAGTGTGTGGGGCTATGTGAACCGCTGTCCGCATTTTTCCGTCCGGCTCGATTACGAAGAAGGGCAGGTGTCGTGCTATCGCGCGCAGGTGTTGATGTGCGCGCACCACAGCGCACTGTTTCGCTTCGAGGACGGACGCTGCATCGAAGGGCCGTGTGCGGGAGCGGCGCTGGATGCCGTGGATGTGCGGGTGGATGCCACGCTGTCCGTCGTCGAAGTTGGCGTGTGA